The Psychrobacter raelei genome contains the following window.
GTGGCATCTTGATTGGGATGATTATGAGCGATGATAATCTGACTGGCGCCTTGCTCTAAGGCATGACGTAGCACTTGCTTGACACACACCGAACAAGAGGAGAGGCCGCCTACAAAAAGCACCTTATAATCGAGCAGGTTTAAGCCGTTATCTAAGCACAATACGGCGAATACCTCTTTACTTTCGCGGCGTATTTGGGTGGTAATATAGTCTTTGACCACTTGCGAGCGGTTTAAGCTGTTACCTGATTTAAGCTCGCTGTTTAGGTAGCGTTTGCCCATCTCAAGGCTGGCGAGTAATTGAGCATACTTAGCTGTGCCAATGCCATGACAGGCGAGCACCGCCTCTTTGGGTGCTGCCAGTAGCTCTGCAATCCCTCCAAAATGATCAATAAGACTTCGGGCAAGCTCTATGGCTGATTGCTGCTTGCTGCCTGTTCTTAAAAATATGGCCAGTATTTCAGCATCTGTTAGATATTCGGCGCCAAGATTTAATAGTTTTTCGCGCGGTCTATCCTCTTCGTGCCAGTCTTTGATTGCCATGGGATTACTCTTTTGTCTGATAAGTGAATAAAATAAGATTAAGATCAATGATGGGCGCAGTAAAACCGCCGCTTAGTCTAACAAATTATCAAGCCACCATGGCAGATATTGTGAAATTAATAACAATAAATAGTTAAGTTATTCTATTTAAAAATACAAGTTTTAATCATGGCTATGGCCTGCAAGCGGTCAGTAGGTAATGTGATCCTATGGT
Protein-coding sequences here:
- the radC gene encoding RadC family protein, which gives rise to MAIKDWHEEDRPREKLLNLGAEYLTDAEILAIFLRTGSKQQSAIELARSLIDHFGGIAELLAAPKEAVLACHGIGTAKYAQLLASLEMGKRYLNSELKSGNSLNRSQVVKDYITTQIRRESKEVFAVLCLDNGLNLLDYKVLFVGGLSSCSVCVKQVLRHALEQGASQIIIAHNHPNQDATPSAADIHLTQTLKLACEAIDLRLTDHIIVGRNQTLSFAETATAPF